The Nitrospiraceae bacterium genome window below encodes:
- a CDS encoding TOBE domain-containing protein, producing MKLSARNQFQGTVSKITEGAAMAEVVVKVGNLEFVAAITEGSVKNMGLKVNDSVTVAVKATEVMIGK from the coding sequence ATGAAACTGAGCGCGCGCAATCAATTTCAAGGCACGGTGTCGAAGATTACGGAAGGGGCCGCCATGGCCGAAGTCGTGGTGAAAGTGGGGAACCTGGAGTTCGTCGCCGCCATCACCGAAGGGTCGGTGAAGAATATGGGGTTGAAGGTGAACGATTCGGTGACGGTTGCTGTAAAGGCGACCGAGGTCATGATCGGTAAGTAA
- a CDS encoding TOBE domain-containing protein translates to MGLKKRQHPSDVLTAKEAAKYVRLTLPTFYRYIWEGKIEAPKIGGRYRFKRVLLDRWLGKHSSGTEDVSGRNKLTGRVTAIKRDAIMAQVDIDIGAHKITAVITRDALDELGIGIGSSVVALVKATEVMVVKH, encoded by the coding sequence ATGGGATTGAAAAAACGGCAGCACCCCTCGGATGTCCTGACAGCGAAGGAGGCGGCAAAATATGTTCGCCTGACGCTGCCGACGTTCTATCGGTACATCTGGGAAGGAAAGATCGAGGCGCCCAAAATCGGAGGCCGATACCGATTCAAACGGGTACTGCTGGATCGTTGGCTCGGCAAGCACAGTTCGGGCACCGAGGACGTCAGTGGGCGGAACAAGCTCACCGGGCGGGTGACAGCGATCAAGCGGGATGCCATCATGGCGCAAGTGGACATTGATATCGGCGCACACAAAATCACGGCCGTGATCACTCGGGATGCCCTCGATGAGCTGGGAATCGGGATCGGCAGCTCGGTCGTGGCTCTCGTCAAGGCGACCGAGGTCATGGTCGTCAAACACTAA